In the Trueperaceae bacterium genome, one interval contains:
- a CDS encoding Na+/H+ antiporter subunit A: MSPETLLLLSVFVPLVVAIIAPFIGGILQQRTGWLLAFAFSPGIGLFTLTPNAKRSDPVEVVLPWVPGIDLELAFRADGFSLVLALLISTIGFLILIYSASYLRSGERHGRFYAYMLLFGSSMLGLVLADNLVALLVFWELTSISSFLLIGFWGARQPSQDGAMKALLVTIIGGLALLAAVVLISIAGDNSRLSDIDVVAFRSSSVFVPVVILVLLAAFSKSAQVPLHLWLPTAMEAPTPVSAFLHSATMVKAGVILIAKLGFLFHGTEFSTIVLFVGLFTLFWGGYLAMRQDDLKALLAYSTVSQLGLLMALYGSGHTFAGTVHLVNHAVFKAALFLVVGIIDHVTGSRSISGLSGLARKLPITTALAIPSVLSMAALPPLGGFISKELFFEGILLEGLLPTIIAVAGSIFTFAYSLRFLSVFFGSLQCPNPNVSEAKFSFWVPVLPLVVATVAFGIIPWHDTFAGWFAGLASASFGYSITPLTIWHGLTHALALSVLTWFVGLGLFIARESFQRLQTNITPKWNANTIYYGLVEKVEQLANRITLSTQGATFSTHLRIIWIGVALIGALSFWSYQPKVFSIISLEIWMVAILIFGGVVGVLVARTRLSAIIFVALVGFGAALIFVVLRAPDLALTQLLIETITLILFLSVFRRLPLLTRYDRSKMLAGFDALIALGVAATVFTGLTAVQSPISPRIGDFFLQNSKLLAGGKNVVNVILVDFRGYDTLGEITVLGIVAVTVIALLRLRTSRKTTKVATGEGERETS, translated from the coding sequence ATGAGTCCGGAAACCCTTTTGCTTTTGTCTGTTTTTGTTCCCCTGGTTGTTGCAATCATTGCGCCTTTTATCGGTGGAATTTTGCAACAGAGAACAGGATGGTTGCTAGCTTTTGCTTTCTCCCCAGGAATTGGTCTATTCACCTTAACTCCTAATGCCAAGCGTTCTGACCCGGTAGAGGTAGTTTTGCCTTGGGTACCCGGGATAGATTTAGAGTTAGCTTTTCGGGCGGATGGCTTTTCCCTTGTTTTGGCACTTCTCATTTCGACAATTGGATTCTTGATACTGATCTATTCAGCCAGTTATTTGAGATCTGGTGAGCGGCATGGCCGGTTTTATGCCTATATGTTGCTTTTTGGCAGTTCTATGCTTGGGTTGGTATTAGCAGATAATTTAGTGGCGCTGCTAGTCTTTTGGGAGCTTACCTCTATCAGTAGCTTCCTGCTGATCGGTTTTTGGGGAGCAAGGCAACCCTCACAGGATGGAGCCATGAAGGCTTTGCTAGTGACAATAATTGGTGGCCTAGCCTTGCTTGCAGCGGTTGTTCTAATTTCAATAGCGGGTGATAACAGCCGCCTGTCCGATATCGATGTGGTGGCTTTCCGGTCAAGCAGTGTCTTTGTCCCTGTAGTTATTCTTGTCCTTCTTGCCGCCTTTTCTAAATCTGCCCAGGTGCCATTGCATCTATGGTTGCCTACAGCTATGGAGGCCCCTACTCCTGTTTCTGCCTTTTTGCACTCTGCAACGATGGTTAAAGCTGGAGTAATCTTGATAGCGAAACTTGGTTTTCTGTTCCACGGTACCGAGTTTTCCACTATCGTCCTGTTTGTCGGTCTATTTACTCTCTTTTGGGGCGGGTACCTAGCGATGCGCCAGGATGATTTGAAGGCTTTGCTAGCCTATTCCACTGTTTCGCAATTGGGGTTATTGATGGCACTGTACGGCTCTGGTCACACGTTCGCCGGGACAGTACACCTAGTTAACCATGCGGTATTTAAGGCTGCTCTATTTTTAGTGGTAGGGATAATTGACCACGTTACGGGAAGCAGGTCGATCTCAGGGCTTAGTGGTTTAGCTCGTAAGCTACCTATTACGACAGCATTGGCAATACCCAGTGTTCTCAGCATGGCAGCCCTTCCTCCGTTAGGTGGCTTCATATCAAAGGAGCTGTTCTTTGAGGGCATTCTCCTAGAAGGTTTGTTGCCGACAATTATTGCGGTGGCCGGTAGCATATTTACTTTCGCTTACAGCTTACGGTTTCTGTCGGTATTCTTTGGCTCTCTACAGTGCCCAAACCCAAATGTCAGCGAGGCAAAGTTTTCATTTTGGGTCCCAGTTCTTCCGCTAGTTGTTGCTACAGTCGCCTTTGGAATTATTCCTTGGCACGATACGTTTGCGGGTTGGTTTGCTGGGTTAGCCTCAGCTTCCTTTGGCTATTCGATAACACCATTGACCATTTGGCATGGACTAACTCATGCTCTTGCGCTCAGTGTTCTTACTTGGTTCGTGGGATTAGGTTTATTTATAGCTCGGGAATCGTTCCAGCGTTTACAAACAAATATAACTCCTAAATGGAATGCCAACACAATTTATTATGGTCTGGTAGAGAAGGTGGAACAACTAGCTAATCGGATCACCCTGAGTACTCAGGGGGCCACTTTTTCTACCCATCTTCGAATAATTTGGATCGGTGTAGCTCTGATAGGGGCTTTAAGTTTTTGGAGTTATCAGCCTAAAGTCTTTAGCATAATTTCGTTAGAGATTTGGATGGTTGCGATCCTGATCTTTGGAGGGGTGGTTGGTGTCTTGGTCGCTCGGACCCGTTTAAGCGCAATCATCTTTGTGGCTTTGGTGGGTTTTGGGGCAGCCTTAATATTTGTAGTCCTTCGCGCACCGGATCTAGCTCTGACACAGCTACTCATCGAGACGATAACTTTGATTCTCTTCCTTTCAGTTTTCCGGCGACTTCCACTCTTAACCCGCTATGACCGGTCGAAAATGTTAGCTGGTTTTGATGCCCTGATTGCCCTGGGTGTTGCAGCAACCGTGTTTACTGGGCTAACAGCGGTCCAGTCTCCTATTAGTCCCCGTATTGGTGATTTCTTTCTCCAGAACAGTAAGCTTTTAGCAGGCGGCAAGAACGTTGTCAATGTCATCCTTGTTGATTTCCGTGGATACGATACTTTGGGGGAAATTACGGTTCTGGGAATTGTTGCTGTTACAGTCATCGCGTTACTTCGCTTAAGAACAAGTAGAAAAACTACTAAAGTCGCAACAGGGGAGGGGGAACGTGAAACTTCCTGA
- a CDS encoding prephenate dehydratase — protein sequence MPSGTIRISYQGVTGAFSEQAAKQFCADSETVGFPTFEEAFEATARGDCSYACLPVENSIAGSINQTYDLLTDSVLHVVGEQIVRVHHNLLAKPGVTLDSLQKVYSHPQALAQCQEFIRKHGLEAITDFDTAGAAKSLAKKGGEGRSAIASKGAAETYGLEILAERIEDRTFNYTRFFILGPDEAPKSEGLNKTSFVLATRHKPGSLVACLEEFPKHGINMTKLESRPRRDRPWSYLFYIDVEGHLEDENLSAAMNGLMRKAAFVKYLGSYLAAPALVDLD from the coding sequence ATGCCGTCAGGAACAATACGCATCTCCTATCAAGGAGTCACCGGGGCTTTCAGTGAGCAAGCTGCCAAGCAATTCTGCGCCGATAGCGAAACTGTCGGTTTCCCTACCTTTGAGGAAGCCTTCGAGGCCACCGCAAGGGGTGATTGTAGCTACGCTTGTTTACCAGTTGAAAACAGCATTGCTGGTTCAATTAACCAGACCTACGACCTCTTAACCGATTCGGTCCTTCACGTTGTTGGTGAACAAATAGTTCGAGTCCACCACAACTTATTGGCTAAACCTGGAGTTACACTTGATAGTCTCCAAAAAGTCTACAGTCATCCTCAAGCACTTGCTCAGTGCCAAGAATTCATTCGTAAACATGGCTTGGAAGCCATAACTGACTTTGACACCGCAGGCGCCGCCAAAAGTCTTGCAAAAAAAGGTGGCGAAGGGAGATCCGCTATTGCCAGCAAAGGAGCAGCGGAAACATATGGCCTTGAAATCTTAGCTGAACGTATTGAAGACCGGACTTTCAACTATACCCGCTTCTTCATTCTTGGTCCTGATGAAGCTCCTAAGAGCGAAGGTCTCAATAAAACCAGTTTCGTACTGGCTACTAGACACAAACCAGGTAGTCTCGTCGCATGCCTCGAAGAATTTCCCAAACACGGTATTAACATGACTAAACTAGAATCACGACCACGCCGTGATCGACCTTGGAGCTACCTCTTCTATATAGATGTGGAGGGACACCTTGAGGACGAAAATTTGTCTGCCGCGATGAACGGACTAATGAGAAAAGCTGCTTTCGTTAAATACCTTGGTTCGTACTTGGCTGCACCAGCACTTGTTGACCTCGACTGA
- a CDS encoding RNA-binding protein, with the protein MNTTALFRLDHVLKLSGSVETGGIAKHLIQSGKVTVNGIVETRRKKKLMLGDKIEIAGEVIIVGTHITYN; encoded by the coding sequence ATGAATACCACGGCACTTTTTCGGCTTGATCACGTACTAAAGCTCTCAGGAAGCGTAGAAACTGGCGGAATAGCAAAACATTTGATCCAGTCAGGAAAAGTTACAGTAAACGGAATCGTAGAAACACGGCGCAAGAAGAAGCTTATGTTAGGCGATAAGATCGAAATTGCAGGTGAGGTAATTATCGTAGGTACCCATATCACCTATAATTAA
- the carB gene encoding carbamoyl phosphate synthase large subunit (four CarB-CarA dimers form the carbamoyl phosphate synthetase holoenzyme that catalyzes the production of carbamoyl phosphate; CarB is responsible for the amidotransferase activity) has product MPRRNDINTILILGSGPIKIGQAAEFDYSGTQACKALRGVGYRVVLVNSNPATIMTDPEVADRTYVEPLTPSTIERVIAIEKPDALLPTLGGQTALNLAKELHDSGLLDRYQVELIGARYEAIHKGEDRQAFQEAMTNIGLRTPEGKMVSSLDDALEFVTDLGYPVIVRPSYTLGGSGGGVAYDETDFRRIVKQGLHDSPTSTVLVEKSIIGWKEYELEVMRDHNDTVVIICSIENIDPMGVHTGDSITVAPAQTLSDKEYQRLRDDSIAIIREIGVDTGGSNIQFAVNPEDGEVVVIEMNPRVSRSSALASKATGYPIAKIAALLAVGYQLDELPNDITKETKAAFEPSIDYVVTKLPRFAFEKFPTTSDDLGTQMHSVGEAMAIGRTFKESLLKGLRSLELDTRISVQEQSIEDLEKLLRPCPYRLFAVIELLRRGKSTQVLCQKTGIDPWFMAQLREIIDAEQEIAALPAPDNWSRQLWHEIKRIGFSDNALAGIVNKSPIELRSLRLEKDLTPVYKTVDTCAAEFEAYTPYHYSTYESEDEVSNSEAEKVVILGSGPNRIGQGVEFDYATVHAVWSLRNAGYETIMVNSNPETVSTDYDTADRLYFEPLTLEDVLNVLDREEPAGVLLQLGGQTPLKLARSLTDAGAPIWGTTAVAIHKAEDRDSFRNLCLELKIPQPRGGVADKPNKVQALAEEIGYPVMVRPSYVLGGRAMKVVRDEIELVRYLKEVYAELPENPTILVDAFIEGASEVDVDAISDGKETIVAGIMEHIEGAGIHSGDSACITPPVTLTKEIQARIVDYSIQLSNAIGVRGLINIQYVVRAQEVYIIEANPRASRTVPYLSKAIGHPLAKYAALIAAGHSLADVGLTEMPKPTHYSVKEAVLPFEKFTAVPPILGPEMRSTGESMGIDSDPHLAYWKAQLGAGIVLPQEGTIAIIEDPSRIGSLKDLSSECQRIGFKVIHGSKANLPNPKDYQLLIDTNHSEALRQALETGIPFTTTLEAAWWTVRAIHAANQTDAGVIALQDLSK; this is encoded by the coding sequence ATGCCGAGACGCAACGACATCAACACGATTCTTATCCTCGGCTCGGGACCGATCAAGATAGGTCAGGCTGCAGAGTTTGACTATTCCGGTACCCAAGCTTGTAAAGCATTGCGCGGAGTTGGTTACCGTGTAGTGTTGGTAAATTCGAACCCTGCGACAATTATGACTGACCCGGAGGTAGCAGACAGGACCTATGTCGAACCTCTAACCCCCAGTACTATTGAACGTGTAATAGCGATAGAGAAACCAGACGCACTTTTACCAACTTTAGGGGGACAAACAGCCCTAAATCTCGCCAAGGAACTTCACGATTCAGGATTATTGGATCGCTACCAAGTAGAACTTATCGGAGCGCGCTACGAAGCGATACATAAGGGTGAGGATCGCCAAGCTTTCCAAGAAGCCATGACCAACATTGGACTCCGCACTCCTGAAGGCAAAATGGTGTCATCACTGGATGACGCACTCGAATTTGTTACGGATCTGGGTTATCCAGTCATAGTCCGACCAAGTTACACCCTGGGTGGTAGCGGTGGTGGAGTCGCTTACGACGAAACTGATTTTAGACGGATCGTGAAACAAGGTCTCCACGACAGTCCTACCAGTACAGTGTTGGTGGAAAAATCCATTATTGGCTGGAAAGAGTACGAACTCGAAGTAATGCGAGATCACAACGACACTGTTGTCATTATTTGCTCAATTGAAAATATTGATCCGATGGGCGTACATACAGGTGACTCCATAACAGTTGCACCAGCTCAAACTCTTTCAGACAAGGAATACCAGCGGCTAAGGGACGACTCGATCGCTATCATCCGAGAAATAGGAGTAGATACCGGTGGGTCAAACATTCAATTTGCCGTAAATCCAGAGGATGGCGAAGTAGTAGTTATAGAGATGAACCCCAGAGTGTCACGTTCTTCAGCTCTTGCCTCTAAGGCTACCGGATATCCAATAGCTAAAATTGCTGCCTTGTTGGCTGTGGGTTACCAACTGGATGAGCTCCCTAACGACATCACTAAAGAAACAAAAGCCGCTTTTGAGCCTTCTATCGATTATGTAGTGACCAAGCTACCCCGTTTTGCCTTTGAAAAATTCCCAACAACCTCAGATGACCTCGGAACCCAGATGCATTCGGTTGGCGAAGCAATGGCCATCGGCAGAACTTTCAAGGAATCTCTTCTTAAAGGACTTCGGTCCTTAGAATTGGACACTCGGATCTCTGTTCAAGAACAGTCTATTGAAGATCTAGAGAAGTTATTGAGACCCTGCCCTTACCGCCTTTTTGCAGTAATAGAACTTTTGAGAAGAGGGAAAAGTACCCAAGTCTTATGTCAGAAAACCGGGATTGACCCGTGGTTCATGGCCCAGTTAAGAGAAATCATAGACGCGGAACAGGAAATCGCCGCTTTGCCCGCTCCTGATAACTGGTCACGGCAACTTTGGCATGAGATTAAGCGAATTGGCTTTAGCGACAATGCCCTGGCAGGCATTGTGAACAAATCGCCTATAGAGCTCCGAAGCCTACGCCTAGAGAAGGATTTAACACCAGTTTATAAGACCGTCGACACCTGCGCTGCAGAATTCGAAGCTTACACGCCATATCACTACAGTACTTACGAATCAGAAGATGAAGTATCAAATTCTGAAGCTGAGAAGGTCGTCATTCTAGGATCTGGCCCTAACCGAATTGGCCAAGGAGTGGAATTCGATTACGCCACAGTACATGCAGTATGGTCCTTGCGAAATGCTGGCTATGAAACGATTATGGTGAACTCTAACCCAGAAACCGTATCCACGGATTATGATACGGCAGATCGTCTTTATTTTGAACCATTAACTCTCGAAGACGTTCTGAATGTTCTCGATCGCGAGGAGCCAGCTGGCGTTTTGTTACAACTCGGTGGACAAACCCCTCTTAAACTTGCACGTTCCCTAACAGATGCCGGTGCGCCAATATGGGGAACTACTGCTGTGGCGATTCATAAAGCTGAAGACCGGGACAGTTTCCGCAACCTTTGTCTAGAATTGAAAATTCCCCAACCTCGTGGTGGTGTGGCCGACAAACCAAATAAGGTACAAGCCTTAGCTGAAGAAATCGGCTATCCGGTGATGGTACGACCCAGCTACGTTCTTGGTGGACGCGCTATGAAGGTCGTTCGCGATGAGATTGAACTGGTCCGTTATCTCAAAGAAGTTTACGCTGAACTTCCCGAAAATCCTACAATCTTAGTAGATGCTTTCATTGAGGGTGCTAGTGAGGTAGACGTCGACGCAATTTCGGACGGCAAAGAAACTATAGTCGCCGGCATTATGGAACACATTGAGGGCGCCGGAATCCATTCAGGCGATAGCGCCTGTATAACGCCACCAGTAACCCTCACAAAAGAAATCCAAGCCCGAATCGTGGATTACAGCATACAACTGTCTAATGCAATTGGTGTTCGTGGGCTAATCAACATTCAGTACGTTGTTCGTGCTCAGGAAGTATACATAATCGAGGCCAACCCGCGAGCTAGTAGAACAGTCCCATACTTATCAAAAGCGATAGGTCACCCCCTAGCCAAATATGCTGCCCTCATCGCTGCCGGACATAGCCTGGCAGATGTTGGACTTACAGAAATGCCTAAACCGACGCATTACAGCGTGAAGGAGGCAGTGCTACCCTTCGAGAAATTCACAGCTGTCCCACCGATTCTGGGGCCAGAGATGCGATCTACTGGAGAAAGCATGGGCATTGACAGCGACCCTCACTTGGCTTATTGGAAAGCACAGCTTGGTGCTGGCATCGTCCTTCCCCAAGAAGGAACTATTGCGATTATTGAAGACCCTTCACGCATAGGATCACTAAAGGACCTGAGTTCCGAATGCCAAAGAATTGGCTTTAAGGTTATTCATGGAAGCAAGGCTAACCTGCCCAACCCTAAGGACTATCAGCTCTTGATAGATACTAATCACAGCGAAGCTTTACGCCAGGCTCTAGAAACCGGTATTCCTTTCACTACAACCCTAGAAGCTGCTTGGTGGACCGTACGTGCGATACATGCTGCAAACCAAACTGATGCAGGTGTTATTGCCCTCCAGGATCTCTCTAAATAA
- the rnr gene encoding ribonuclease R, whose protein sequence is MMQLSKDELFAFFIDHPERPWHVQDLQKRFELEDRTGLNKILGMLVNEGLLIRTRRRTYGLPNEMNIKPGRLQVTSGGYGFVILDEGGKDIFVPAKNLGTAWDGDRIMVRPNSSQGDNGRPSGEVVRIIERRHNRIGGTLEYGRGHAILRPDSPRLGDRILLVPDSVGHLEAGTRLVARMIWPEDSGELDPFGELEEVLGRGDDPEIETRAVIIKFDLKDVFDPDTISEASAVPPKVTGEMMTGRTDYRHLNTFTIDGKDAKDFDDAISVERLSGRSRDGLVRIGVHIADVSHYVAEGTTLDREARERATSVYLPGRVLPMLPEQLSNGICSLVEGESRLALSALIDLTRGGQVKRVRFRETVIVSDARLDYQQVQEFADGGRLPRGKQKLERDVRLLIKLTQSIREARQSEGALDFDLAEAKVDVDEEGSLDLTPIRSNIARQIVEELMLLANRLVAKELSERDVPTLYRVHEDPNPEKVQMLGKALGRLGYEIDPKQLESQDLQKVIAEASGKPEAQLVNILMLRSLKRARYSAENLGHYGLAFTDYLHFTSPIRRYPDLVVHRVLKASLQHRLSPTLKERLRADFPGLAEISSQREKLAEEAERDLTRYYHSKWASERCGEVFEGVISGVNNFGLFVALRNAVEGLVHISNLDDDYYLFLEDALTLLGRNTKKRYRLGDRIEVTIAQANPITRHIDLLPGRTAVPEAILSNTKIIGGPKGLSKKPFSQQSLAQVEVPLRNRDPVADNSEAQGVKSPKHLKKILVFGNKNIRR, encoded by the coding sequence ATTATGCAGTTATCTAAAGACGAACTATTTGCTTTTTTTATTGATCATCCGGAACGACCATGGCATGTTCAGGATTTACAAAAACGCTTTGAGCTTGAGGATCGTACAGGGTTGAACAAAATACTAGGGATGCTAGTTAATGAAGGCTTATTGATACGTACTCGACGTCGCACCTATGGCCTTCCCAATGAAATGAACATAAAACCTGGTCGCTTACAGGTTACTTCTGGCGGCTACGGTTTCGTTATTCTCGATGAAGGCGGTAAAGACATCTTTGTTCCCGCGAAAAATCTTGGGACTGCTTGGGACGGTGATCGGATTATGGTTCGGCCTAATTCTTCTCAGGGAGATAATGGGCGTCCTAGTGGGGAGGTTGTGCGGATCATAGAGCGGCGGCATAACCGGATTGGGGGGACTCTTGAATACGGTCGGGGTCACGCGATTTTACGACCGGATTCTCCTCGTTTAGGTGACCGTATTTTGCTGGTGCCTGACTCTGTAGGTCATCTAGAGGCTGGTACGAGGTTGGTTGCTCGCATGATTTGGCCGGAAGACTCCGGTGAATTAGATCCTTTTGGCGAATTGGAGGAGGTGCTTGGAAGGGGTGACGACCCTGAGATCGAGACCCGGGCAGTCATTATTAAATTCGACCTCAAAGATGTTTTCGATCCCGATACTATTTCGGAGGCTTCTGCGGTTCCTCCTAAGGTTACTGGTGAAATGATGACTGGTAGGACAGACTACCGACATCTAAACACTTTTACCATTGATGGTAAGGATGCAAAAGATTTTGATGACGCGATTTCAGTTGAGCGGCTTTCGGGTCGGAGTAGAGACGGTCTAGTCCGAATAGGGGTACACATTGCAGATGTGTCTCACTACGTTGCAGAGGGGACCACTCTTGATCGGGAGGCTAGGGAGCGTGCTACAAGCGTATATCTGCCAGGCAGAGTTTTGCCAATGTTACCGGAACAACTGTCAAATGGCATCTGTTCTCTGGTTGAAGGGGAGTCAAGATTGGCGTTATCCGCTCTCATTGATTTGACTCGGGGCGGACAGGTCAAAAGAGTTCGTTTTCGGGAGACCGTAATCGTTTCGGATGCCCGTCTAGACTATCAGCAGGTCCAGGAATTTGCCGATGGGGGGAGGTTGCCCAGAGGAAAGCAAAAACTTGAACGAGATGTTCGACTACTAATTAAACTGACGCAGTCTATTCGCGAAGCTCGGCAATCGGAGGGTGCACTCGATTTTGATCTCGCTGAGGCTAAGGTTGATGTTGATGAGGAGGGATCACTTGACCTGACACCGATTCGTTCCAATATTGCTCGACAAATTGTCGAGGAGTTGATGCTTTTAGCAAACCGGTTGGTTGCAAAAGAATTGTCTGAGCGGGACGTGCCGACATTGTACCGTGTTCACGAGGATCCTAACCCTGAGAAGGTTCAAATGTTGGGAAAGGCTTTGGGAAGACTTGGGTATGAGATTGATCCTAAACAACTGGAGTCGCAGGATTTGCAGAAGGTTATTGCTGAGGCTTCCGGAAAGCCTGAGGCGCAACTGGTGAACATCCTGATGCTTCGCAGTCTGAAGAGAGCCCGTTATAGTGCAGAAAATTTGGGCCACTATGGTCTGGCCTTTACAGATTATCTTCACTTCACCAGTCCTATACGGCGCTATCCGGATCTCGTTGTGCACAGAGTCCTCAAGGCCTCTTTGCAGCATAGGCTGTCGCCGACTCTCAAGGAGCGCTTAAGGGCTGATTTTCCTGGTCTTGCAGAAATTTCAAGTCAGCGAGAGAAGCTTGCTGAGGAAGCTGAAAGGGATTTGACTCGGTATTACCATTCCAAATGGGCGAGTGAACGTTGTGGCGAGGTCTTTGAAGGAGTCATAAGCGGTGTTAACAATTTTGGTCTATTCGTAGCTCTTCGGAATGCTGTCGAGGGTCTGGTTCACATTTCCAACTTAGACGATGACTACTATTTGTTTCTAGAAGACGCTCTTACGTTGTTAGGAAGAAACACCAAGAAACGGTATCGACTAGGGGATCGGATCGAGGTCACGATTGCTCAAGCTAATCCTATTACGCGCCATATTGATTTACTTCCAGGCAGGACAGCGGTACCAGAGGCAATATTAAGCAACACTAAAATTATTGGTGGTCCCAAGGGTTTAAGTAAGAAGCCATTTAGTCAGCAGTCATTGGCCCAAGTTGAAGTACCTTTACGAAACAGGGATCCAGTGGCTGATAATTCGGAAGCTCAGGGCGTTAAATCACCCAAACACCTTAAAAAGATCCTGGTCTTTGGGAACAAAAATATCAGACGGTAA